One window of the Cryptomeria japonica chromosome 7, Sugi_1.0, whole genome shotgun sequence genome contains the following:
- the LOC131036438 gene encoding F-box/kelch-repeat protein At1g80440-like, with product MDFMDELPEQIFRDILLRVPYKSQSNIKQLLKPAQEMMDCLGFYQDRIKFGTAKKYICFLQHAGISIYDPIDQSLEMLPPIPTGFEILRISQIQCVKHKIVLLGLEHDGSFSKKILIYDLLCSTWKQGAEFPTGKRAALFACCATPQGSIYIAGGIEEDGFNDELSNAVVYRVDEDKWELLPQMQKEIGPCRGVFIEGMFYVIGISNNISQRFDPNTGVWTTIENMSLYNSWHVQLVYDFAQLYAFGRNGMEKYDWKGNMWTNFDFPEEIFFVRATAWCDRIFVCGYNNPNFELGAPVFYMYKPEAAFYDRCISLDRPRQFLEMEVVAVATIEI from the coding sequence ATGGATTTTATGGACGAGCTCCCTGAACAAATATTTCGAGATATCTTATTAAGAGTACCCTATAAATCTCAATCAAACATTAAACAATTGTTAAAACCCGCCCAAGAAATGATGGATTGCTTAGGGTTTTATCAAGATAGAATTAAGTTTGGGACGGCTAAGAAATATATTTGTTTCCTCCAGCATGCTGGGATATCTATATACGACCCTATTGACCAATCATTGGAAATGCTCCCTCCTATTCCCACCGGATTCGAAATCTTAAGGATTTCTCAGATTCAATGTGTTAAACACAAAATCGTTTTGCTGGGCTTGGAACATGATGGCAGTTTTAGTAAAAAAATTCTGATATATGATCTATTATGTAGTACATGGAAGCAAGGTGCTGAATTTCCCACCGGCAAACGTGCAGCCCTATTTGCATGTTGTGCCACGCCTCAAGGATCAATTTACATTGCAGGAGGAATTGAAGAAGATGGTTTTAACGATGAACTCTCTAATGCGGTTGTCTATAGAGTGGATGAAGACAAGTGGGAACTTCTTCCCCAGATGCAGAAAGAAATTGGCCCGTGTAGGGGTGTTTTCATTGAAGGAATGTTTTATGTCATTGGTATTTCGAATAATATAAGTCAGAGGTTTGATCCCAACACAGGAGTATGGACAACAATAGAAAATATGTCTCTGTACAATTCATGGCACGTCCAGCTTGTGTACGATTTTGCACAACTATATGCATTTGGAAGGAACGGAATGGAGAAATACGATTGGAAAGGAAATATGTGGACAAATTTCGATTTTCCTGAAGAGATTTTCTTTGTTCGTGCCACAGCATGGTGTGATAGAATTTTCGTTTGCGGATATAATAATCCTAACTTCGAATTAGGGGCCCCAGTTTTTTATATGTATAAACCTGAAGCAGCTTTCTATGATAGGTGCATTTCTCTTGACAGGCCAAGACAATTTCTGGAAATGGAAGTCGTTGCTGTCGCCACGATAGAAATTTAG